A segment of the Sphingomonas kaistensis genome:
GTGTTTTTGTTGTGCCAGCCTGACTATATAGGCGCGATGAACATTTCTCCCATGGGTCCGGTCGCCCGCGAAATGACCGCCCGCCTCGAAAAACACCTCGCCCCGGCGCGGATCGAGCTGCGCGACGACAGCGAGCAGCATCGCGGCCACGGCGGGTATCGCGAGGATGGCGGCGAATCGCACTTCTTCCTCCGGATCGAAAGCGCCGCCTTCACCGGCCAGTCCCGGGTCGGCCGCCAGCGGCTGGTCTACAAGGCGCTGGGCGACCTGATGCACGAGCGCGTCCACGCACTGGCCATGGAAACGAGGGCACCCGGCGAATGAACAACGACAGCACCATCCTGATGAGCCTGGCGCCGGTGAGCCACGACCTCGGCGGATTCAAGGTCCACCGCACCCTGCCGCACAAGCAGCGGACGATGGTCGGTCCGTTCATCTTCTTCGACCAGATGGGCCCGGCTCGGCTTGGCGTCGATGAGGGCATCGACGTGCGCTCGCACCCGCATATCAACCTCGCCACCGTGACCTACCTGTTCAAGGGCGCGCTCGACCACCGCGACAGCGTCGGATCGGTGCAACGGATCGAGCCGGGCGCGGTCAACCTGATGACCGCGGGCAAGGGCATCAGCCATAGTGAGCGCTCGCCTGGCGATGAGCGCGCGCACGGGCCGTTGCTGGACGGCATCCAGACCTGGCTTGCGCTGCCGCAGGACAAGGAAGAGGTCGACCCGGCGTTCGAGCACACCCCGGTCGACCGCCTGCCGGTGGTCGAGGGCGAGGGCAAACGCCTTCACCTGATCATGGGCGAGGCGTTCGGCGCGAAATCGCCGGTCACCCAGCACCATCCGACCCTCTACGCCGCGCTGGAGCTCACGCCCGGCGCTGCTATCGAACTGGAGCGCGAA
Coding sequences within it:
- a CDS encoding BolA family protein; its protein translation is MNISPMGPVAREMTARLEKHLAPARIELRDDSEQHRGHGGYREDGGESHFFLRIESAAFTGQSRVGRQRLVYKALGDLMHERVHALAMETRAPGE
- a CDS encoding pirin family protein; protein product: MNNDSTILMSLAPVSHDLGGFKVHRTLPHKQRTMVGPFIFFDQMGPARLGVDEGIDVRSHPHINLATVTYLFKGALDHRDSVGSVQRIEPGAVNLMTAGKGISHSERSPGDERAHGPLLDGIQTWLALPQDKEEVDPAFEHTPVDRLPVVEGEGKRLHLIMGEAFGAKSPVTQHHPTLYAALELTPGAAIELEREADERAIYLLDGDATVDGETVERMHLVLLRPGTRPVLRSADGARLMICGGAPMDGPRHVWWNFVSSRRDRIQEAKRAWKAGEFALPPQDDHEWIPIPEIPLTVSYP